In Phocoena phocoena chromosome 3, mPhoPho1.1, whole genome shotgun sequence, the DNA window tatgactcagcaatcccactactaggcatataccctgagaaaaccataattcaaaagagacatgtaccacaatgttcattgcatcactatttacaatagccaggacatggaaacaacctaagtgtgcatcaacagatgaatggataaataagatgtggcacatattgcaatgcaatattactcagccataacaagaaaggaaattgaactatttgtagtgaggtgcatggacctagagactgtcatacagagtgaagtaagtcagaaagagaaaaacaaatactgtatgctaacacatatgtatggaatctaaaaaaaaaaaaggttctgatgaacctagtgataggacaggaataaagatgcagatgtagaaaatggacttgaggagacgggtagggggaagggtaagctgtgacgaagggagagagtagcattgacatatatatactaccaaatgtaaaatagagagctcaTGGGAAGGatctacatagcacagggagatcagctcggtgttttgtgaccacctagaggggtgggatagggagggtgggagggaggtgtaagagggaggagatatggggatatatgtgtacatatatctgattcactttgttatacagcagaaactaacacaacgttgtagagcaattataccccaataaggatgttaaaaatattataactaaaaaaattaaaataaaaaaaagaagccactgcaatgagaagcccgcacaccgcaacaaagagtagcccccactccccgcaactagagaaagcctgagagtcacagtgaagacccaatgcagccaaaaataaaataaataaatttattaaaaaaagacatagcCGTCTTCAACCTGAGCTGCCAGAACCCTGCAGTAAGACTCCTGCCATTCAGGAAGGAGTTTGGGATCCTCTGGAGAACCTGACAAGCCCAAGAGGGACCACCTAATGATACTGACATCAGCAGCTCTCCCATGACTCATCCTGTTCTCTCACTTGGAAGCTCAAAGTAAACAAGCCATGTCCACATCCCAGAGTTTCCAATCACCTTTTATTCCAACACTCATAATTTCAAATAGACCAGATATCCAAGGAAAGCCTCTAAACACAGAAAATAAGCACCAAATCAATCAAGTTGAAAATAGCAATTCGTAGGAAACAAACTCAGCTGGGAGAAGAAAACAATTAAGTTATTAAAGATTTCAAGTTCCTTAAGGCTTAGATAAAAATGACgaatacatttcattttattcctcCCACTGATCACAAGGCCACAAATCACCTACTAGAAGATTCTGAAATGTAGACAAAAGGAGGCAGACTAGCTAGGGATTCCAGGACTTGAAGAACAACCCAGTGGGGAGTTTCCTGGGGTTTTCTTTCCTCCCATGTGTCCAACTTGGGGTTAGAGAAGCCTGCAACCTCGAAATACCAACACacgatcacacacacacacacacacacacacacacacacacgccttaAGAAAAGTCAAAGGCCCAGAAAAGGGTTGCCACCATGACAGAAACATTTTCGCCACCCTGCCTGTTCTTGGGGCAAACATGAGGAGAACTGCACCCCTCTGTTCCCTAACAAGCATCGCAGACACTGAGTTCACTGGTAAGAGGCTATGTTCCAACCACTTTGCCCCGCAGTAAGGTGCTCCTCGTGGAATCTATAAGCCAAGATATCTCAACCTCAGCATTATTGACATCTGGGGCTGAAAAAGTCTTTGTTCCGGAAGGGTATCCTATGCATTATAGGATGTATAGCAGTATCCCTGTAAAACCCACCAGATGCCAATAGCACACTCCCCCAATTCTGAAAATCAGAAATGTATCCAGTTACTACCAAATGTGCCCTTGCAACATCACCCCTGATTGAGAACCAGTGCTATCTGACTTCCACAACCCCCTACAGGAAGGATGGGACACACAAGCCAGACACATTGtggagactgtcttctctccccaCCTGTAGTAGGAAGTAACACCATTCCCCATCTCACGCCAGCACTGAGAAGACCATGAGGTGGAGTCCTGTCATCTGGGAAACATGCAAGCGGACAGACCAGAATAGCCCTGCAGAGACGTGATAAACTAAACTGCTGTTGGAACCACAGGCCACCAGAGTGAGCCAGAATGTGCGTTCTGAACCTAAACAGGTTTGCAACTTGCTAAAATATCAGTAGAAGATTTAAGTGGGAACCAGAGAGTCTCATAGAGTAATACTCAAAATGCCTAGGACACAGTTCAAAGTGAATTGTCACACTAAGAACTAGTAAACTCTCAATTCCTATAAGAAAAGACAATTAATAGACACCAACATCAAGCTAACATAGCTGTTGAATTAttagacaaggattttaaagcagccattatAAAAATTCTCCATTGAACAGTTATGAACACACTTGAAACATTAAAGGACAAGGaacaatgaagaaagagaaattattggCAATACATATAAaagacaagggattaatatcaaGAAatagaaggtacagagatttcccaatACCTCCTACCCCAGCACATGCATTGCCTGCCCCATTAACAATATCTGTGCCTTCTGTTTAATTTTGCTGTGATCCCAAAACtgctatagaaaataaaatctattttaaaaagagatataagAAACAGAGTAGAGGTTGGCAAACTACCTGTTTCTGTACATCTGAACTAATGTACATCTGTACATTCTGAACTAAGAATGGTTTGTACACTTTTTATTGCTTGGgggtaaaatgagaatattttgtgagacgtgaaaattaaatgaacttCAAGTTTCAGTGtctgtaaatacagttttattggaatacagtccTGTTCATTTCCGTATGTATTGTCACAGCAGCAGAGTTCTGAAGTTTCCAGAGAGAAGGCTTAAGTAGTATAAAGCATTTTTCCATCGCTTTTTTCCCAACACCTGTATAACTTGCTCTATTCAATGGCACATTAGCAAATATGATCAAGAAGAGGCATGAAAAGTGTTTGTACATTTCTGGAATGCTGCAACTGAGACATGACCAAACCCCAACTTACTGGCTGGATGTTGGGAGACACAGGACGAAATTCTTTCCATTGCATCAGCCAAGAGTGGGGAGAGAAACCAATGACCACCACCATCTGGGGAGCAAGGCCACCCAGAGTCTACTGACTACTCTCTAGGGAATGAGACCACAGCGAGCCAGCCATAGCGGGGTTGCGGGGTGATGGAGGGGAGGACCATTGAGAGACGGCTCCCAGCTGAGAAGTGAGAGAGCCGGTGTTTATGCTGTCGCGCTTTAATGCCATCATGTGCCTGGGCACTGTCGCATGTTTGTGACGTCACAAGTTGCGTGCTCTAGCCCTCGCATCCATGAGGCACTCCCACCTCATGGCCGCCGCGCTGACCGGCCCTCGCACTGGGCCTGGAGAGTCCAGGACCCCGAGCCTCCTCCTGCTCCTGTttctcctgcctcacacccaggctgcagccatggcccacaggcaccctgccagtgaaggggtcGCCTTTAGCCGTGATGTGGGTAGGACCCCTCCAAGCCCGGGTTGGCCGTGGTCCCTGCGGTGAATCCCGGCCTTCCTCCCCCCAAGGGTGGAGACCCAGTCTTCCACGgccctcccccttttccttcctcccactcaCCCTCCTCGGCTTTGCCTgtggccagccctgccctggtTCCACTGCTACTCGCATACTTGGTACTTCTTTCCTCAGCTTGTGGCCAGCGTCATATGCAGGGGAGGATCATGGGAGGCGTGGATACCCTCGAGAAAAAGTGGCCGTGGCAGGTCAGTGTGCACTATGCAGGCTTCCACATCTGTGGTGGGTCCATCATTGATGAATACTGGATCCTGTCAGCCGCCCACTGCTTTGGCAGGTGAGTGGGCAGTGCTGGATACCATTCCCATGGAGGTCTAGGGCTGCAAGACCAACCACGTGGGTCACATAGGACTGGGACTTCTTGGAGGCAGGGGAGAGAGTGGGACCCAGCACACAGCTCCATCCACTACAGTTTCTTGCACAGGGCTGAGGGCTCCTTTAGGGACCTCAGCTCTTCCAGAAAGGTGTGGAACCACATAATAGGATGAGAGGTGAGGAGAGGAGCCACATCTTAgatgagaggagagaagagaggacaaATCACAGGACGAGAGGTGATGAAAGAGTTATCTTCATTGGCAGCTCATTGTACATCTGACAAGCTCACCATCCTGGGCTGTCCAGCAGGTCTTGGTGGGTCCCTGAATCCTCCATGGGCTCAGGTCAGGACTTTGTTGGGAGCAATTCTGCCAGACAGTCAGGTCCCTAATGTGCTGGAAGGGCTTGCTTTCCACATCCTGGCTGAGAGCTTGGATACCCAGGCTGCCATGCTCCAGGACTCCCTGAGTCTGTGATCTCATGGAAGCTCCTCTTCCCAGGTTCAAGGTGCTCAAACCACTATGCCTTTGTCCTCTGTCCCTACAGGAACAAGGTCACTGCAGCATTTGATATGTATGTGGGCCTTGTGGACCTCAGGGTCGCAGGCAATCACACCCAATGGTTTGAGGTGAATAAGGTGATCATACACCCCACATATGAAATGTACCATCCTATTGGAGGCGACATCGCTCTGGTGCAGCTGAAAACTCGCATTGTGTTTTCTGACTCTGTGCTTCCCATCTGTATTGCACCCCCAGATGTGACTCTTTCAAACCTTTCTTGCTGGGCTACAGGATGGGGGTCCATCTCCCAACAAGGTAAGAAAACAAAGTGCAGGGTCGATCCCATTATTGGAGTTTGAGGAAGGGATGATGGCTCTATGACATTATAGGAGAGAACATGTTCTGTCCATTAAGGGGTTGCAAGTATCTGAGGACTGGAATCCCTATCCATCAATCGCTATCTGTTTCTCTGTCAATGTAGAATTTTGTTTTACTCCTGGCTGGCTTTATTGTTTACAGAGAAGTAGTTACATCTACTTTGAGTGTGGAATGGATATTTAGTATACTGAGAACACAAATTTCCAAACAtagtttttcttaagattttaaattcaatttagaGATAATCTATTTTTAACCTATGaaaaaacattttagtttttctAATTATCCATAAAAGCCTTGTACTTTCTTTCTAGGTTTAAATCTGcataatttagaatttttatggttatttaaaagattatttttaattgcctTTGCTAATCAGACACAGCTgttgatttctgtgcattgatctTGTTTCCAGCCACCATATAGTActcatttataatattttgtcaGTTGATTATTTAATtgttctagatttttaaatatattttcttcaaataaatattgtttcatCACTTCCTTTCCTatactttatcttttatttatttttcttattgcaaTGGTTAGAACCTCTAGTAGAAATGTTGCtaggtttcttgttttttattttaatggaaatgcTTCTAATGGTTTACTGTTAAGTCTGTGGCTTGGTTTGGAGATTTCAGGTTGATATCTTATACCAGTTTAAGAAAGTTTCATATCTGGTTTACTTAAGTATAAAAACATTATTGCAGTTAAGTGGATATAAATTCAGATTAGAATGTTAAAACTTTAAATGTTAAATGTAGTCCTAATGGTAACcacaaaaggaaattaagaaggaatttaaacatttcactacaaaaaatcaactaaatgCAAAGAAGACAGGAATACAAGAAAATGAGGGGGGAAAAAGCTATAGGGCATGTAGAAAATAAGTAGCAAAATGACAGAAGCAAGTTCCTCCTtgtcagtaattactttaaatgtaaatgggttacaCTCgcaaatcaaaagacagagaccaGAGTTAGGGAGATATagccaagatggtggaataggaagaccctgagctcacctcttctcACTGGAGcatcaaaattacaactactgATACaacaactattgatgagaaagattGGAATCCACCAGAAAAGgttttctacaactaaagatataaagaaggaaccacaaagAGATGGATAAGAGGGGCAAAGTCATAGTATAGTCAAGACCTATACCCATGGGTGGCTGACCCATAAACAGGAGAATAATTACAAATATGGAGCTTCTCTCCAAGGAGTaaagggtctgagccccacattgggctccccagTCCTGGAGTCATGCACCAGGAATATTTGGTTTTGGAGGCCAACAGGGCTTAATTTTGGGAGACCCAGAAAGCTGTGAGAAATACTCTTAAAAGGCACATGCAAAATCTTACATGCTCCAGGACCCAGAGCAGAAGCAGTGATTTGAAAGGGGCCTAGGTCAGACCCACCTAC includes these proteins:
- the PRSS38 gene encoding serine protease 38, which translates into the protein MRHSHLMAAALTGPRTGPGESRTPSLLLLLFLLPHTQAAAMAHRHPASEGVAFSRDVACGQRHMQGRIMGGVDTLEKKWPWQVSVHYAGFHICGGSIIDEYWILSAAHCFGRNKVTAAFDMYVGLVDLRVAGNHTQWFEVNKVIIHPTYEMYHPIGGDIALVQLKTRIVFSDSVLPICIAPPDVTLSNLSCWATGWGSISQQGDTSDKLQEVQLPLVPLPLCQLLYGHTSYILPDMLCAGDLRNMKTACEGDSGGPLVCEFNRTWIQIGVVSWGHGCTYPMYPAVYTRVSFFSEWIRYHIENTPLPLQPLPTLSSTPGAAINVLVTSLAVLSML